The genomic segment TGTGTATGATGACAACGGCATTTCCCCGTCCTTAACCTGCCCGGCCATAGCCCTGAACTTGTTTCGCTGCCTGCGGACAGAATAGTCGCCAAATTCGCTAAAGTTGAGTTCCTCTTTCCCCTTTTTTATATGCTCTGCCATGTACCATGCGCCGGGCTGGATACGGCTGTACCACGGATAATGGGTATTGTTGCTATGGCAGTCATAACAGGACTGAACAAGGATAGTCTTTACATTTTGGGGTACGGCGTACACCCTTTCGATATGGGTGGCTGGCACTTCAACCGCCTGGTTCCGTAAGGGCTGAAAGAACTGTATGGCAATCAGGACGACAGCCAGCCCCAATATGATTTTCTTCTTTATGGTCATAATTATTTTATTGTGGCTTCATCTTTTTGTGTCTACTGTTTTTTCACATACTTGGCATAATTCGCCTTGTTTTCAAAATAAGAAACTTCACCGTTATTTCCTGTCACAGCAATCACCGCATTAGCTTTGTCTACCTGCTTATGGGAATAGGGGTCTATCGCCATCCGCACGGTCACATCTTTTGGAATACGTTCCTTACACATTTCGCAACATCCGTAATAGGTTTTACCATCAAATTTTACTTCAAACTGCTTTTTGCCGATATAGGCATCGTTGACCATGCAGACTTCATCCGATGGAACCAATTCACCTGTTTGGGTAGTATGTCCGTTGCTTTCCGGAGTTGCCTGCGAATGCTGCTGTTCCGCTTCATCCTTATTTGACCCCGCCTGACCGCAAGCGGTGAATAGCAGGGTTAATAAGGAAATAAAGCCAATTATTATTTTGTTCATGTCCAAACTTGTTTTTTTAAATTTTATTATTTACTTTCTTCAAACTCTTTTAGCTTGCGCTTCATTAGTTCAATTTCTTCCGCTTGGGTTTTAAGTATATTTTTTTGCAGCTCTATCAGTTCCGGGTCGGTCAGGTGTGCCTTTTCGGACAT from the Sphingobacterium thalpophilum genome contains:
- a CDS encoding heme-binding domain-containing protein translates to MTIKKKIILGLAVVLIAIQFFQPLRNQAVEVPATHIERVYAVPQNVKTILVQSCYDCHSNNTHYPWYSRIQPGAWYMAEHIKKGKEELNFSEFGDYSVRRQRNKFRAMAGQVKDGEMPLSSYTLIHRNAVLSPEDKQVLIAWFSTMEDSIK